The Tolypothrix sp. NIES-4075 DNA segment ATCTTTTCCCCTAATTTCCACATGGTTATTATTGACATTTACACATTTTATTGGTTTTTTCGATTTACCGAAAGACAGCTTTATTCTTAATTTTATTTTTAACGAACATAATCTAGAGTTTTTTCTCGGTTGCGTAGCAGCTTACATTGTATCTAAACATAAAATTCCTCAAGAAATGACTTTAATTTGTCTGGGGGCTTTTTTATATACTTTAGGAGCAATCAATTATTACTACAAAGTTGTAGATATATCGCCTGTAATTTCCTTTGGTATTCCTTCGATGCTCTTGGTAGTTGGCTCTACATCTCTAGAAATGAGGAAACATGTAGATGTAAATAAAATTTTGATATATATAGGAAATGCATCATATTCTATTTATTTAATGCACGGATTTTTTATCAATAATATTACCAAGTTGATTCTAAAAGTTGCTCCTGATATTACTCAAAACATTCTGATTTTAAATATGCTGGGATTGATAATTGCTTTCATAGCTCTTTTATTTGGATGCGCTGTTTATTCGTATATTGAGAAGCCATTGCTTTCAATTTTTAAACCTAAATTAGCGACAACGTAGAAAGCGCTTTAGCGCTTTAAACAAATATTTTGTTTAATTATTACTGGATTTGTATTAGGGGCAAAAAGAGCGCTGTTAGGGGAGCTTTACCGTAGGGTAGCGCTCACTACGAATTAAACTTTTTAAATATATAAAAATGAAGAACCAGCAAATACTTGATACGAATAATTCACTGACGCCAGATGAACGGCGTTATCGAGTTGTATTGGTTCATCCGAGTGCGGGAATTAACTGGAGTGGTGGATCGGAGATTTTTGCGATAGAACTAGCCAAGCGATTGAGTGCTTACTTTGATGTTGAACTGTTAAGCGGAGCTGAGTGCGGTTCTTTTTGTCATCCGACTGGTGGTATTTCTCGCGTTCAAGCTTATCATGCGGTGCGTTATCCGCTGATTGCGCCGTTAGTGCATCGGTTTGCGACTCATCCGGAAATTGTTATCGAACATCTTACCAATTTTCTACCTTGTGCTTTTCACTTATTACGTCGCCGCGCAGATGTGATATTTCCCTGTAATGATTATGGTGGGTTAGCGATGGCAGCTTTTGTCAGAGCTTTAATTGGTACACCGATTATTTTTACCGAACATGTGGGATTAATGGGGGATGGACGTTCTCTAAAACGCAACCTGCGTTTTCAACCCGATCGCTTGGTGGTTTTTTCGCAAGCAATGGCAGATTTTGTTCATAGTGTACAACCGAAGCAACTTGTTAACGTTATTCCTAACGGTGTAGACCTCGATCAATTTACACCGTCAGGAACTAGTATCGATTTTAATTTGGCAAAACCAATCATATTATGTGTAGCTTCTTTAAAGCGCAACAGTCACAAACGCATTAGTCTGACGATGCAAGCAGTAGCGCGACTACCCCACGCTAGCCTTTTATTGTGCGGTGATGGATGCGATCGCGCTTACTTTCAATCTCTCGGTGACGAGTTACTCGGTTGCCAACGCTTCGCTATCTGCACATATCCCTATGAGCGAATGCCAGAAATCTATCGCAGTGCAGATGTATTCACTCTTCCTTCTATTGATGAGCCATTCGGACT contains these protein-coding regions:
- a CDS encoding glycosyltransferase; translation: MKNQQILDTNNSLTPDERRYRVVLVHPSAGINWSGGSEIFAIELAKRLSAYFDVELLSGAECGSFCHPTGGISRVQAYHAVRYPLIAPLVHRFATHPEIVIEHLTNFLPCAFHLLRRRADVIFPCNDYGGLAMAAFVRALIGTPIIFTEHVGLMGDGRSLKRNLRFQPDRLVVFSQAMADFVHSVQPKQLVNVIPNGVDLDQFTPSGTSIDFNLAKPIILCVASLKRNSHKRISLTMQAVARLPHASLLLCGDGCDRAYFQSLGDELLGCQRFAICTYPYERMPEIYRSADVFTLPSIDEPFGLAYIEAMASGLPVVATDDEMRRYIVADAGVLCDVTNPDTYAAALAKVLDDKREIQPRLNAMRFSWDAVTLSYRDAILQTILSKEKLLA
- a CDS encoding acyltransferase family protein — its product is MQKAANHHQKLNLLQVFRGIAAVMVIFAHCDLIFNQNFQKNFLGKILNFGGSGVDFFFVLSGFIILYIHQSDIGNRSKLKSFFIKRVTRIYPIYWVVLTLKLSASLFFAYDPDTSQRNILEIFKAFILFPQKQEILASSFLGVSWTLSYEVLFYIIFGLLIALKPKLSFPLISTWLLLTFTHFIGFFDLPKDSFILNFIFNEHNLEFFLGCVAAYIVSKHKIPQEMTLICLGAFLYTLGAINYYYKVVDISPVISFGIPSMLLVVGSTSLEMRKHVDVNKILIYIGNASYSIYLMHGFFINNITKLILKVAPDITQNILILNMLGLIIAFIALLFGCAVYSYIEKPLLSIFKPKLATT